TCCGGCAAGGACCCCAATATCGAGATGCTTTACGCCTTTCGCTCCGGCCTGCAGGTCGGCGACTATGTCGTCATCTCCGATGGCCGTGACAGCTACCGTGCCTTTGGCCGGGTGAGCGGCGAGTATTATTTCGATGCCGACGCCGATTTCCATCCGCATCGACGCAGCGTCGAATGGATCTGGCGCGATGATAATGGCGCCGAGCGCGCACCGTTCTACGCCCGCAATTTCCGTCGTCAGTCAGCCTACCGGCTTGATCCGGACCGGATCGACTGGGATGCGCTCGAAGCGGTGGTGATCGATCCCAATGCCGAGCGGCCAGTAGCCGGCGCGCGGCCGCATGTACTGATCATCGACGAGATCAACAGGGCCAACATCTCCAAGGTGTTCGGCGAGCTGATCACGCTGCTCGAAACCGACAAGCGGCTCGGCTGCGAAAATGAGGTCCGGGTGCGGCTTCCCTATTCGGGGACGAGTTTTGGCGTGCCGGCCAACCTGCACATCATCGGCACGATGAATACCGCGGACCGCTCGATCGCGCTGCTCGACACCGCTCTGCGCCGCCGCTTCACCTTCCGCGAGCTGATGCCCGATGTCGAGGACCTGCGGCGGGCGCTGGCGGCCAGGGGGCTCGATGCAGCAAATCTTGAGGGGATCGATCTGTGCAAGCTGCTGCACACGATCAACGAGCGGATCGAATATCTCTTCGATCGCGAACACCAGATCGGCCACGCCTATTTCACTGGCTGCCGTAGCCGCGCCGACGTCGAAGACGTCATGCGCCATAAGGTCATCCCGCTCTTGACCGAGTATTTCTACGAGGATTGGTCAAAGGTCGCTGCGGTGCTCGGCGATGGCGACGGCACCAATGGCTCCCATTTCCTCGATGCGCGGCGGCTGACGGCGCCGGCCGGTTTTGCCGACGATGAGCTGGGCGGCGACAAGCGGCGCTGGAGCGTCAAGGCGCGCTTCGACTTTTCCGAGTTTGCCGCCTGATGCCCGCCTATACGGTTCGGGAATGGGACAAGCTCGCCTATGGCGAAGGCGCGGGGCAGATTCTCGATGGCCATGCCGAGAGGCTGGCGGCCCTGGCGGCACGCTCGGCCTTTGCCGGACGCGGCGGTAGCGGCGTACTCGAACATGGCCGGCATGCCTTGCGCGCGCGCGGCGTGGTCGGAATTCTGGCAGCGGGCGATGCGAGCCTGGAGATCTTGCCCAAGATCGATGTGGCGCCCGGTGAAACAACCGATCACCAGAACGCGGCGATCCGCAAGCGCCTGGTGCACATGCTGGCGGTTGCGCTGGATTTGAAAATTGACCTGGGCGTCATCACCGATCTCGCCTGGCAGCGCGAGACCCTGCTCGAAATCCTGATCCGCATCTTTTGCGACAAGCTGACCGAAGCGCTGCGCAAGGGCATGCCGCGCCGCTATATCACCTGCGAAGACGATCTGCCGACCTTGCGCGGCCAGCTCGACATTACCCGCCAGTTCACCCGCCATGCGGTCAATCCCTCGCGCCTTGCCTGCCGCTTCGATCTTCTGTCCGAAGACACGCCGCTCAACCGGATCATGAAAGCGGCAGTGCTGCGCCTGGCGCGGCTCTCGCGCCGGCCCGCAAACCAGCAACGTCTGCGCGAGCTGGCTTTCGTCTATGCCGATATTACCGACGTGCCGGTGGCCGCGCTGCGCTGGGATCAGGTGATAATCGACCGCACCAACCGGTCCTGGCAAGAGCTCTTCGCCATGGCTCAGCTCTTTTTGCAGGACCGCTATCAGACGACGACCGGCGGCGCCGGCCAGGGCACCGCCATGCTGTTCGAGATGAACGCGCTGTTCGAGGAATATGTCGGGCGCTTGATCGCCCGCGCCCTGGCAGGAACCGGGCTCACTGTTTCGTTGCAGGGCGGACGGCTGTTCTGTCTGAGCGCGCAGGACAGCGGACGCGCCCTGTTCCAGACCCGGCCCGATATCCTGATCCGCCAGGGTGGCAGGGTCGTTCATGTCATCGACACCAAGTGGAAGCGGATATCGGCGCGGATCGATGATCCCAAACAGGGCGTCTCGCAGGCAGATGTCTACCAGATGATGGCCTATGCCCAGCTCTATGACGCGCCGCGCCTGACGCTGCTCTATCCCCACCATCCCGGCCTCGGCGGCCAAGACATGGTTCATGGGCGTTATGCGATCACCGGACACGCCACGATCCTGGAAACCGCAAGCATCGACGTGGCCAACAGCACCGACATGCTGGGGCGGCTTCGCCGCCTGATCCTGAGGGAAGAGCCGGTGGATCTGGAACCGGTAGGATGATGGGCTGGCGATCTCAGGGAACGAAGCTTGGTCCAACCGGCGGCGGTTACGCACTCATCCGGGCAATTTACAAGCGTTGCGAGGGACGAAAATGAGCAATTTCCGCTTCCGGCGTCTTGAGCGCCATAGAACAGGAGGTACGCGCGATAAGATGCAGCTTTCCTACCCGCTGCCCCGCAGTCCTTCGTGCAAGGCCTACCAATATTCTCCGAATCCGAGCGCGGCGCCCCGGCTATTTCTGATCGGGGACCCTCCAGAGACGCGTGCGATATCGGAAGAACACCGTCTGGCCATCCGACGCGAGCCGGGCCCGGGACAAACGGTATGTCCC
This portion of the Chelatococcus sp. YT9 genome encodes:
- a CDS encoding McrC family protein; its protein translation is MRARGVVGILAAGDASLEILPKIDVAPGETTDHQNAAIRKRLVHMLAVALDLKIDLGVITDLAWQRETLLEILIRIFCDKLTEALRKGMPRRYITCEDDLPTLRGQLDITRQFTRHAVNPSRLACRFDLLSEDTPLNRIMKAAVLRLARLSRRPANQQRLRELAFVYADITDVPVAALRWDQVIIDRTNRSWQELFAMAQLFLQDRYQTTTGGAGQGTAMLFEMNALFEEYVGRLIARALAGTGLTVSLQGGRLFCLSAQDSGRALFQTRPDILIRQGGRVVHVIDTKWKRISARIDDPKQGVSQADVYQMMAYAQLYDAPRLTLLYPHHPGLGGQDMVHGRYAITGHATILETASIDVANSTDMLGRLRRLILREEPVDLEPVG